From Campylobacter concisus, a single genomic window includes:
- a CDS encoding uroporphyrinogen-III synthase, with translation MRKIYLISNTKTADESVVNLSVSKIEFLKFELNLSDYDVLVATSKNAFNALKFNNIKAINLPVFAIANSCAAAAREFGFSEIYTGNNAHGDDFAREILPLLKGKKVLYLKGKDSASNFLEILQNGGVNIKAIIAYENVLNPCKMELKPLKNSILIFASPLNVKNFLSNFGWDESYQAISIGKVTAKELKFTEPIVSQSQDINACIALAKTLL, from the coding sequence TTGCGTAAAATTTATCTTATTTCAAATACAAAAACGGCTGATGAGAGCGTTGTAAATTTAAGCGTTAGCAAGATAGAGTTTTTAAAATTTGAACTAAATTTAAGTGATTATGACGTGCTGGTAGCCACTTCTAAAAATGCTTTTAATGCATTAAAATTTAACAATATAAAAGCTATAAATTTGCCAGTCTTTGCCATCGCAAATAGTTGTGCGGCAGCTGCAAGAGAGTTTGGATTTAGTGAAATTTACACCGGAAATAATGCTCACGGAGACGACTTTGCAAGAGAAATTTTACCACTTTTAAAGGGCAAAAAAGTTCTCTATCTAAAAGGTAAAGATAGTGCTTCAAATTTCTTAGAAATTCTGCAAAATGGCGGCGTAAATATAAAAGCGATCATCGCCTATGAAAATGTCTTAAATCCTTGCAAAATGGAGCTAAAACCACTAAAAAATAGTATCTTGATCTTCGCTTCTCCGCTAAATGTCAAAAATTTTCTTAGTAATTTTGGCTGGGATGAGAGCTATCAAGCGATAAGCATTGGAAAGGTCACTGCAAAAGAGCTAAAATTTACCGAGCCAATAGTGAGCCAAAGTCAAGATATAAACGCCTGTATCGCGCTTGCCAAAACATTACTTTAA